In the Plasmodium yoelii strain 17X genome assembly, chromosome: 3 genome, one interval contains:
- a CDS encoding PIR protein, whose product MDADICKKFQDLRNSLSDNLNASGSYEFTNEDDFKDYCTGNKCNDDTGKISAGCLYLLDAFFKDNSVFNSVAKSNINIVEYIIIWLSYMLIFTPIYENTSIEPFYKKYINNDNKYNQEINDVTAYTSYKDLIYKKENLMSISIIDMYIFYDAFILLCDMYIKLEKNSNCDNYLEKAKNFVEIYDVLNEDYYSGKGSPYNQLLSTLSNDYCNLKNKCNQFPTLPTYSRRFVIKRTLIPIAFMLVALSIFLGIEYKYSSLGFRKRSQKQCLREKIKNITKKMIH is encoded by the exons ATGGATGCCGATAta TGTAAAAAGTTCCAGGATCTAAGGAACTCGCTTTCCGATAATTTGAACGCTAGTGGAAGCTATGAATTTACAAATGAGGATGATTTCAAAGACTACTGTACTGGTAATAAATGTAATGATGATACCGGTAAAATTagtgctggatgtttatatttgcttGATGCATTCTTTAAGGATAATTCTGTGTTTAATTCTGTTGCAAAAAGTAacatcaatattgttgaatacattatcatatggttaagttatatgttaatctTTACCCCAATTTATGAAAACACCAGTATAGAacctttttataaaaaatatataaataatgataataagtATAATCAGGAAATAAATGATGTTACTGCTTATACTAgttataaggatcttatatataaaaaagaaaatttgaTGAGTATTAGTATTATagatatgtatattttttatgatgcatttatattattatgtgacaTGTATATTAAGCTTGAAAAAAACTCAAATTGCGATAATTATTTAGAAAAAGCTAAAAATTTTGTTGAAATATATGATGTACTTAATGAAGATTATTATAGTGGTAAAGGCAGCCCCTATAATCAATTATTatctacattatcaaatgattattgtaatttaaaaaataaatgtaatcaATTTCCAACTCTTCCAACATATTCACGAAGATTCGTAATAAAAAGGACACTAATTCCAATTGCATTTATGCTTGTTGCATTATCAATTTTCTTGGGAATTGaatataag tattcgtcacttggatttcggaaacgatctcaaaaacaatgtttaagagaaaaaataaaaaatataacgaagaaaatgattcattaa
- a CDS encoding PIR protein, with protein MNKEVCKRFENVRGWISDELNEGKYQFNDYNFLNNDCNNNNFLNKYSCNNNNLQSDFDKISAGCLYLLDEFIKDCGVKPSPVKNIINIVDYIMIWLSYMLNLDKSEEKNNINDFYIAYMNDCDKYNTKINELTDYDNYKKLLDEKNYVLNMDSNDVPKFYEAFKSLCEMYTEFDETKKDCTNCSEKAKEFVKQYEELYKNHIGTEDSSNSKVLCTLSNDYDNFKKKCNDNSSLPTIETEKISEICSEKTSKKTHVIGYDELSGEFSEVALSELSLISKLFIVLSIFGAITIFLGISYKYSLFGFRKRVQKHLRKKLIK; from the exons atgaataaggaagtg TGTAAAAGGTTCGAAAATGTAAGGGGATGGATTTCCGATGAATTGAATGAAGGAAAATATCAATTTAAcgattataattttttaaataatgattgtaataataataattttttaaataaatattcttgtaataataataatttacaaagtgattttgataaaataagtgctggatgtttatatttgttggatGAATTCATTAAGGATTGTGGTGTGAAACCCTCTCctgtaaaaaatatcattaatattgttgattacattatgatatggttaagttatatgttaaacctgGACAAAAgtgaagaaaaaaacaatataaatgatttttatattgCATACATGAATGATTGTGATAAGTATAACAcgaaaataaatgaattaactgattatgataattataagaaacttttagatgaaaaaaattatgtgtTGAATATGGATAGTAATGATGTacctaaattttatgaagcatttaaatcattatgtgaAATGTATACTGAATTTGATGAAACAAAGAAAGATTGCACAAACTGTTCGGAAAAAGCTAAAGAATTTGTTAAACAATATGAAGAACTTTACAAGAATCATATTGGCACTGAAGACAGTTCAAATAGTAAAGTATTGTGtactttatcaaatgattatgataattttaaaaagaaatgtAACGATAATTCATCGCTTCCAACGATAGAAACAGAAAAAATTTCTGAAATATGTTCTGAAAAAACTTCTAAAAAAACTCATGTAATAGGATATGATGAATTGTCTGGAGAATTTTCTGAGGTTGCATTATCAGAATTATCACTAATaagtaaattatttatagttttatcaatatttggtgcaataacaatttttttaggaatttcttataag tattcattatttggatttaGGAAAAGAGTTCAAAAACATTTAAGAAAAAAgctaataaaataa
- a CDS encoding PIR protein: MNKKVCEKFDNVWEAFPDKLTSDKQYDFKTQNFLDSYCYDDGCSTDYGKINAGFFYLLNQFFDSSGLSYNVQNNTNVVEYIILWLSYMLNLKSTQDDSITNLNNFYKVNVDKHKKYNSFIEPINKKKELMNISNDKVSKLYNLFKILCEMYTKIDDDKKKCTNCSEKAEEFVDEYQKLLNDTDNGNSSYNQLLCTLSTDYDNLKSKCSDSSSFPEIKTPKNCVKRSKQSSQLISTQNSEAIAQSPSIGNKLFIVLSIFGAIAFFLGISYKYSLFGFRKRFQKQKLREKIKNVKKRVNH; the protein is encoded by the exons atgaataagaaagtg TGTGAAAAGTTCGATAATGTATGGGAGGCTTTTCCCGATAAATTGACCAGTGATAAACAGTATGATTTTAAAACACAAAATTTCTTAGATAGTTATTGTTATGATGATGGATGTAGTACTGATTACGGAAAAATTAATGCcggatttttttatttgcttaATCAATTCTTTGATAGTTCTGGGTTATCGTATAATGtgcaaaataatacaaatgttgttgaatatattattctatggctaagttatatgttaaacctaaagAGTACTCAAGATGATAGCATTACCAatctaaataatttttataaagtaAATGTAGATAAACacaaaaagtataatagttTCATTGAGcctataaataaaaaaaaggaattgATGAATATTTCTAATGATAAAGTGTCTAaactttataatttatttaaaattttatgtgAAATGTATACTAAAATTGAtgatgacaaaaaaaaatgcacaaACTGTTCGGAAAAAGCTGAAGAATTTGTTGATGAATATCAAAAACTCCTTAATGATACTGATAATGGAAACAGTTCATATAATCAACTATTGTGTACtttatcaactgattatgataatttaaaaagtaAATGTAGCGATAGCTCATCCTTTCCAGAGATAAAAACACCAAAAAATTGTGTAAAAAGATCCAAACAAAGTTCTCAACTAATTTCTACACAAAATTCTGAAGCTATAGCACAAAGTCCGTCGATaggaaacaaattatttatagttttatcgatatttggtgcaatagcattttttttaggaatttcttataag tattcgttatttggatttcggaaacgatttcaaaaacaaaaattaagagaaaaaataaaaaatgtaaagaagagagtgaatcattaa
- a CDS encoding PIR protein, which produces MNKEVCNMFSAVRSWFPDELDNGNYQFNDNNQYKQNFNKASYTDIDKINGWCLWLFKAIFGDSLSFKKYANSNINVVVYILVWLSYKLNQKTNNGITQFMDFYTGHVKNVKEYQNPINDVGAYNSYDDLINKKNYLMKMNIKDISKFYDAFKSLCEMYTEFDEDNPKCEKYLEGDNEFVKKYDQLKKDSDINKDDSYSQIFSILLNDYDNLKNKCNIFSSLLTYSLISIAFIFVAIPIFFGISYKYSLFGFRKRAQKQYLRETIKNIKKKMIH; this is translated from the exons ATGAATAAAGAAGTG TGTAATATGTTTTCTGCTGTAAGAAGTTGGTTTCCCGATGAATTGGATAATGGAAATTATCaatttaatgataataatcaATACAAACAGAATTTTAATAAAGCTTCATATACTgatatcgataaaattaacgGTTGGTGTTTATGGTTGTTTAAAGCAATTTTTGGAGATTCTCTTTCGTTCAAGAAGTATGCAAACAGTAATATCAATGTTGTTGTATACATTTTGGTgtggttaagttataagttaaatcaaaaaacaaataacGGAATCACTCAATTTATGGATTTCTATACTGGTCATGTGAAAAATGTCAAGGAGTATCAAAATCCTATAAATGATGTTGGTGCTTATAATAGTTATGATgatcttataaataaaaaaaattatttgatgaaaatgaatattaaagatatatctaaattttatgatgcatttaaatcattatgtgaAATGTATACTGAATTTGATGAAGACAATCCAAAATGCGAGAAATATTTGGAAGGTGATAatgaatttgttaaaaaatatgatcaaCTTAAGAAAGATTcagatattaataaagaCGACTCATATAGTcaaatattttctatattattaaatgattatgataatttaaaaaataaatgtaatattttttcatctcTTCTAACATATTCACTAATTTCAAttgcatttatatttgttgcaataccaattttttttggaatttcttataag tattcattatttggatttcggaaacgagctcaaaaacaatatttaagagaaacaataaaaaatataaagaagaaaatgattcattaa
- a CDS encoding PIR protein — translation MNDTLCGKLDILRKHLSDELNGNAEFDLEQISDYSNYCSSGDCNSELEKITVGFLWLLGQYFTQYPTKGKDTNSTKPFFLYIILWLSHKLNQIANKDFTKINEFYTKHVNNNNKYSKFINDSSTFTNLEEFINKENNLLNIDIEDLSKFYDASKLICNMYGNAKKNQTGETLSNDATSFVQKYTNLNNKYKTEGAPHLQILSALLTDYNNLNKECSNIPPFSDISSKISALASEDTSSSSIGNRLFTVLSIFGAIAFFLGISYKYSLFGFRKRAQKQYLREKIKNIKKKMNR, via the exons ATGAATGACACTCTA TGTGGAAAATTAGATATTTTGAGGAAGCATTTATCCGATGAATTAAATGGAAACGCAGAATTTGACCTAGAACAAATTAGTGATTACAGTAATTACTGCTCTAGTGGAGACTGTAACTCTGAGCTCGAAAAAATTACAGTTGGATTTTTATGGTTACTTGGACAATATTTTACTCAATATCCAACTAAAGGTAAAGATACAAATAGTACTAAAccattttttctatatattattttatggttaagtCACAAATTAAATCAAATCGCAAATAAAGATTTCACTAAAATAAACGAATTTTATACTAAAcatgtaaataataataataaatatagtaaGTTTATAAATGATTCCAGTACATTTACAAATCTTGAGGAAttcataaataaagaaaacaATTTGTTGAATATTGATATTGAAGAtctgtctaaattttatgatgcatccAAATTAATATGTAATATGTATGGTAATGCTAAAAAGAATCAAACAGGCGAAACACTGTCAAATGATGCTACTAGTTTTGttcaaaaatatacaaatctaaacaataaatataaaactgAAGGTGCCCCACATCTTCAAATATTGTCCGCTTTATTaactgattataataatttaaataaggAATGTAGCAATATTCCACCTTTTTCAGATATATCATCAAAAATTTCTGCACTAGCATCTGAAGAtacatcaagttcgtcgataggaAACAGATtatttacagttttatcgatatttggtgcaatagcattttttttaggaatttcttataag tattcgttatttggatttcggaaacgagctcaaaaacaatatttaagagaaaaaataaaaaatataaagaagaaaatgaatcgttaa
- a CDS encoding PIR protein: protein MNKKLCEKFMNVWEFLPDELTSDKKYQFKTGNFLDSYCDGNSCDSDIEKINGGCLYLFNQLFGSSDLFKSVANSNINIVEYIMIWLSYMLNLKEQSGNNSNLQYFYSTTINNNRYKNSIGGVTEYKNYKDLIDQKTYFLDMDKKIISNFYEAFKLLCEMYTNFVENKSYCSNCSQNANKFVNKYNEMNQNSVITSNNSYKQLLSTLSNEYNNFKNYYTSKGGNSKDIPSISSIEKIQSSEDTPSSSSITSKLFTVLSIFGAIAFFWGISYKYSLFGFRKRFKKQQIREKIKNIKKRMNH, encoded by the exons atgaataagaaattg tgtgaaaAGTTTATGAATGTATGGGAGTTTCTTCCCGATGAATTGACCAGTGATAAAAAGTATCAATTTAAAACAGGAAATTTCTTAGATAGTTATTGTGATGGTAATAGTTGTGATAGTGATatcgaaaaaattaatggtggatgtttatatctttttaatCAATTATTTGGGAGTTCTGATTTGTTTAAGTCTGTTGCAAATAGTAacatcaatattgttgagtacattatgatatggttaagttatatgttaaacctaaagGAACAATCAGGAAATAATAGCAAtctacaatatttttatagtacaactataaataataataggtataaaaattctatagGTGGTGTTACAgagtataaaaattataaggatcttatagatcaaaaaacatattttttggatatggataaaaaaattatatctaatttttatgaagcatttaaattattatgtgaaaTGTATACTAATTTTGttgaaaataaatcatattGCTCAAACTGTTCGCAAAATGctaataaatttgttaataaatataatgaaatgaATCAAAACTCTGTTATTACTAGTAATAATTCCTATAAACAGCTATTGTCTACTTTatcaaatgaatataataattttaaaaattattatactaGTAAAGGTGGTAATTCTAAGGATATTCCATCCATTTCATCGatagaaaaaatacaaaGTTCTGAAGATACaccatcaagttcgtcgataacaagcaaattatttacagttttatcgatatttggtgcaatagcatttttttggggaatttcttataag tattcattatttggatttcggaaacgatttaaaaaacaacaaataagagaaaaaataaaaaatataaagaagagaatgaatcattaa
- a CDS encoding PIR protein, with product MDKKVCEKFQDIEGWFLGENQFNHPEYLQKYCISNCDINLDKINAGCLYLLDQFYKHDGMFPSPSNGNPYIVDNIFIWLSYMLNLKKTNNHDNMQYFYSNYIEKRNTYKEHISGLTGYNNYKELIDERKDFLDMDKNIVSKFYEALKSLCKLYNELGDGNKNCKNYLEDNEFDKKYEELKKNTSITGNHSYNQLLTTLLKDYDGFKKECKLALSPPSDETKQNLGQTPVGISGEDGDNLGQLLAQESELNPESSSEVTSSSSSITSKLIPVLLILGAIPIFLGIAYKYSLFGFRKRVQKHLREKLTK from the exons atggataagaaagtg TGTGAAAAGTTCCAGGATATAGAGGGATGGTTTCTTGGTGAAAATCAATTTAATCATCCTGAATATCTCCAAAAGTATTGTATTAGTAATTGTGATATTAatctcgataaaattaatgctggatgtttatatttgttggatCAATTCTATAAGCATGATGGTATGTTTCCCTCTCCTTCAAACGGTAACCCCTATATTGttgataacatttttatatggttaagttatatgttaaacctgaAAAAAACTAATAATCATGACAATATGCAGTATTTTTATAGTAATTACATAGAGAAACGTAATACGTATAAGGAGCATATAAGTGGATTAACTGgctataataattataaggaGCTTATAGATGAAAGAAAGGATTTTTTGGATatggataaaaatattgtatctaaattttatgaagcattaaaatcattatgtaaattGTATAATGAACTTGGTGATGGCAATAAAAATTGCAAGAATTATTTGGAAGATAAtgaatttgataaaaaatatgaagaacTTAAGAAAAATACTAGTATTACTGGAAATCATTCATATAATCAACTATTGACCACTTTATTAAAAGATTATGATGGTTTTAAAAAGGAATGTAAACTTGCTTTATCCCCTCCATCGGACGAAACAAAACAAAATCTTGGACAAACTCCTGTAGGTATTTCTGGAGAAGATGGGGATAATTTAGGACAATTGTTAGCACAAGAATCTGAATTGAATCCTGAATCGAGTTCTGAAgttacatcatcaagttctTCGATAACTagcaaattaattccagttTTATTGATACTTGGTGCAATACCAATTTTTTTGGGAAttgcttataag tattcattatttggatttcggaaaagagttcaaaaacatttaagagaaaagctaacaaaataa
- a CDS encoding fam-b protein, with protein sequence MRVNILKYVLFSIIICFFEYGKNEIWHERNIIKFRSNRILGDVEKEFDLNDFYESTFSLTKQLNEYNDDNEEIIHIRNAINSYIKNHKDKSTLPDLNKLDKRTKKLIYKIREELKEVKKEIDNMGDSGITTKVIQNKRIRKKDENNYVSEGEDYNQLKNEVNFLEREYRQPNFSSVNTYKNKRKINELYEGLKLRSILLVFLSLVIIISGTVPIAFTVLCSVVSFETFIRSCQYIKLIMKVYKKPKKSKTSK encoded by the exons atgagagtcaatattttaaaatacgttcttttttcaattattatttgtttttttgaatatgGGAAAAAT GAAATATGGCATGAaaggaatataataaaatttagaagCAATAGAATATTAGGAGATGTAGAAAAGGAGTTCgatttaaatgatttttatgaATCAACTTTTAGTCTTACAAAACAACTTAATGAGTACAATGATGATAACGAagaaattatacatattcgAAATGctataaattcatatataaagaaTCATAAAGACAAGAGTACATTACCCGATTTAAATAAGTTAGATAAAAGAACTAAAAagttaatttataaaattcgaGAAGAATTAAAAGAAGTAAAAAAAGAGATTGATAATATGGGGGATAGTGGAATAACAACAAAAGtgatacaaaataaaagaataagaaaaaaagatgaaaataattatgtatcAGAAGGTGAAGACTATAACCAATTGAAAAACGAAGTAAATTTCTTGGAGAGAGAATATAGACAGCCCAATTTTAGTAGTGTTAatacttataaaaataaacgaaaGATAAACGAATTGTACGAAGGATTAAAATTGAGGTCAATATTGTTGGTTTTTCTTTCTTTGGTGATAATAATATCAGGAACCGTTCCTATCGCATTTACTGTTTTATGTTCCGTGGTTTCATTTGAAACATTTATTAGGTCTTGTCAATACATTAAATTAATCAtgaaagtatataaaaaacccaaaaaatcaaaaacaTCAAAATAA
- a CDS encoding PIR protein: MNKEVCKRFKNIWDAFPEELDSSGNYQFNNFELLNNDCNRDNISNNYCNINNINSSDSCNNNNNNNFLSDFNKISAGCLYLLDEFIKDCGVDPSPAKNNINFVDYILIWLRYMLNLKNSYEYNIFCFYGTYIFYCDKYNTKKSELTGYKSYTDIIDDKWYLFNIRKNNISNLYKAFKSLCEMYNKLDDENNDCNKYLEDNEFLKKFEELKNDSEFTEDTYNSKLLSILSNDYDNFKKECKNAQDSKSPAHTEMNTPQSGIESTEETVETGKIGVTGHISEVTSSSSIVSKLIPVVSIFAAISIFLGISYKYSLFGFRKRSQKHLRKKIKK, from the exons atgaataaggaagtg TGTAAAAGGTTCAAGAATATATGGGATGCTTTCCCCGAAGAATTGGACAGTAGTGGAAATTAtcaatttaataattttgagcttttaaataatgattGTAATCGTGataatatttcaaataattattgtaatattaataatattaattcaAGTGATtcttgtaataataataataataataattttctaaGTGATTTCAATAAAATAagtgctggatgtttatatttgttggatGAATTCATTAAGGATTGTGGTGTGGATCCCTCTCCTGCAAAAAATAACATCAATTTTGTTGATTACattttgatatggttaaggTATATGTTGAACCTGAAAAATAGTTATGAatacaatatattttgtttttatggtacatacatattttattgtgaTAAGTATAATACGAAAAAAAGTGAATTAACTGGTTATAAGAGTTATACGGATATTATAGATGATAAATGGTATTTGTttaatattagaaaaaataatatatctaatttatataaagcatttaaatcattatgtgaaatgtataataaacttgatgatgaaaataacgattgcaataaatatttggaagataatgaatttttaaaaaaatttgaagAGCTTAAGAATGATTCTGAATTTACTGAAGATACTTATAATAGTAAACTATTGTCTATactatcaaatgattatgataattttaaaaaggaaTGTAAAAATGCTCAAGATAGCAAATCTCCAGCCCATACAGAGATGAATACACCACAATCTGGTATAGAAAGTACTGAAGAAACTGTCGAAACTGGAAAAATTGGAGTAACTGGACATATTTCTGAAGTtacatcaagttcgtcgatagtaagcaaattaattccagttGTGTCGATATTTGCTGcaatatcaatttttttaggaatttcttataag tattcgttatttggatttcggaaacgatctcaaaaacatttaagaaaaaagataaaaaaataa
- a CDS encoding PIR protein, translated as MDKKVCGTLISISNSIYKNPGEKGEYQFTMNHSILNGYCNNNICSNNFEKINAGCLYLLDAFFKDSKLFESVAKSNIKIVEYIMIWLSKMLSRIENTENQSLQFFYDIYINGDNNYKKPIEKVIGCSNYKELIDKTNMMNMKIKDISKLYDAFTTLCMMHYEFNEQTPNCDKYLNSAKIFVDQYKKLKGDSNITENSSYDKILYTLSKDYDNFKNKCSGINCSNISSFPSIEITNNAVLSSQQFSEDTSSSSSISKNLFIVLSIFGAIGFFLGISYKYSLFGFRKRFQKQKLREKLKNIKKRMNH; from the exons ATGGATAAGAAAGtg TGTGGAACACTCATTTCTATAAGTAACTCGATTTACAAAAATCCGGGCGAAAAAGGAGAATATCAATTTACTATGAATCACAGCATTTTAAATGGGTattgtaataataacatCTGTAGTAATAATTTCGAAAAAATcaatgctggatgtttatatttgcttGATGCATTCTTTAAGGATTCTAAATTGTTTGAGTCTGTTGCAAAAAGtaacataaaaattgttgaatacattatgatatggttaagtaaAATGTTAAGCCGAATCGAAAATACAGAAAACCAGAgtctacaatttttttatgatatatatataaatggtgataataattataaaaagcCTATAGAGAAGGTTATAGGGTGTAGTAATTATAAGGAACTTAtagataaaacaaatatgatgaatatgaaaattaaagatatatctaaattatatgatgcatttactACATTATGTATGATGCATTATGAATTTAATGAACAGACGCCAAATTGCGATAAATATTTGAATTCTGCCAAAATTTTTGTTGAccaatataaaaaacttaAGGGAGATTCTAATATTACTGAAAATAGTtcatatgataaaatattatatacactATCAAaggattatgataattttaaaaataaatgtagtGGTATTAATTGTTCCAATATTTCATCCTTTCCATCGATAGAAATAACAAACAATGCTGTACTCAGTTCTCAACAATTTTCTGAAGatacatcatcaagttcgtcgatatcAAAGAActtatttatagttttatcgatatttggtgcaataggattttttttaggaatttcttataag tattcgttatttggatttcggaaacgatttcaaaaacaaaaattaagagaaaaactaaaaaatataaagaagagaatgaatcattaa
- a CDS encoding PIR protein: protein MNKTVCKKFQDVRNAISDQLDSKRNYQFNDNNKFSNNYCDDIDFSNGFCNIDFKSDFDKINAGCLYLLDEFIKDCGVDPSTAKNNINIVDYIMIWLNYIINLKYSEESNIITCFYIAYMNDCDKYNKKINGCTGYKDYKELLDKKNDVLNMDSNDVPKFYKAFKSLCELYTEFDENMSNCTKCSEKAEEFVKQYQELYKDHNTKDSSYSKVLCTLSNDYDNFKKKYNESKCCESSPLPTIEKEKILEICAEQNSKKTNVPGYDELSGEISEAALSELSLVSKLFIVLSIFGAITIFLGISYKYSLFGFRKRVQKHLRKKLKK, encoded by the exons atgaataaaactgtg tgTAAAAAATTTCAGGATGTAAGGAACGCGATTTCCGATCAATTGGACAGTAAAAGAAATTATCaatttaatgataataataaattttcaaataattattGTGATGATATTGATTTTTCAAATGGTTTTTGTAATATTGATTTTAAAAGTGAtttcgataaaataaatgctggatgtttatatttgttggatGAATTCATTAAGGATTGTGGTGTGGACCCCTCTACTGCAAAAAATAacatcaatattgttgattacattatgatatggttaaatTATATCATAAACCTGAAATATAGTGAAGAATCAAACATTATAACGTGTTTTTATATTGCATACATGAATGATTGTGATAAGTATAACAAGAAAATAAATGGATGTACTGGTTATAAGGATTATAAGGAACttttagataaaaaaaatgatgtgTTGAATATGGATAGTAATGATGTAcctaaattttataaagcaTTTAAATCGTTATGTGAACTGTATACTGAATTTGATGAAAACATGTCAAATTGCACAAAATGTTCGGAAAAAGCTGAAGAATTTGTTAAACAATATCAAGAACTTTACAAGGATCATAACACTAAAGACAGTTCATATAGTAAAGTATTGTGtactttatcaaatgattatgataattttaaaaagaaatataatgAATCTAAATGTTGTGAATCTTCACCCCTTCCAACgatagaaaaagaaaaaattctTGAAATATGTGCTGAACAAAATTCTAAAAAAACTAATGTACCAGGATATGATGAATTGTCTGGAGAAATTTCTGAGGCTGCATTATCAGAATTATCACTAGTaagtaaattatttatagttttatcaatatttggtgcaataacaatttttttaggaatttcttataag tattcattatttggatttcggaaaagagttcaaaaacatttaagaaaaaagctaaaaaaataa
- a CDS encoding PIR protein: MSIEVCKRFKNVREWLSHEVIVGHNININEKLNKYCDNGSCDAPFGKVNAGCLYLFDEFFAGYTPFNDVAKRKINIVDYILIWLGYMLNLIKINENGTIDLFYETYINNDQKYNTPIDGVTGYKTYNELIYIKEDLMSIDIKAMSKFYDAFILLCDICTGVDENRSNCDNNLENAKKFAKKYDELNEDYYNGRDSPYNQLLSTLSDDYYNLKSICYDFPLLPTYSRKFVIKSTLIPIAFIFVAVSIFLGIAYKYSLFGFRKRSQKQCLREKIKNIKKKLIINKLF, from the exons ATGAGTATTGAAGtg tgtaaaaGGTTCAAGAATGTAAGGGAATGGTTATCTCATGAAGTGATTGTAGgacataatataaatattaatgaaaaattgAACAAATATTGTGATAATGGATCATGTGATGCTCCTTTCGGAAAAGttaatgctggatgtttatatttgtttgatgAGTTCTTTGCGGGTTATACTCCGTTTAATGATGTTGCAAAAAGAAAGatcaatattgttgattacattttgatatggttagggtatatgttaaaccttatcaaaattaatgaaaacgGCACTATAGACCTTTTTTatgaaacatatataaataatgatcaGAAGTATAACACCCCAATAGATGGTGTTACTGGTTATAAGACTTATAATgaacttatatatataaaagaagaTTTGATGAGTATTGATATTAAAGctatgtctaaattttatgatgcatttatattattatgtgacaTTTGTACTGGGGTTGATGAAAATAGGTCAAATTGCGATAATAATTTAGAAAACGCTAAAAAATTtgctaaaaaatatgatgagcTTAATGAAGATTATTATAATGGTAGAGACAGCCCCTATAATCAATTATTATCTACATTATCAgatgattattataatttaaaaagtaTATGTTATGATTTTCCATTACTTCCAACATATTCACGAAAATTTGTAATAAAAAGCACACTAATTCCAAttgcatttatatttgttgcagtatcaattttcttgggaattgcatataag tattcgttatttggatttcggaaacgatctcaaaagcaatgtttaagagaaaaaataaaaaatataaagaagaaactgatcattaataaattattctaA